The following coding sequences are from one Triticum dicoccoides isolate Atlit2015 ecotype Zavitan chromosome 4A, WEW_v2.0, whole genome shotgun sequence window:
- the LOC119289071 gene encoding 2-alkenal reductase (NADP(+)-dependent)-like has protein sequence MAGHGDEVTTNRKVVLRRHVTGYPTAEDMEVVVTSDVRLRVPEGPTPAVVVKNLYLSCDPWMRGRMTKHDVGDAVPAEDFVLGEALVNFTVGKVLDSTHPEFDAGDLVWGMSAWEEYTLITQTEGLFKINHPELPLSHYTGVLGLAGLTAYAGLFEVGKPKQGESVFVSAASGAVGQVVGQLAKIAGCYVVGSAGSDEKVNLLKSKMGFDDAFNYKSEGGDLGAALGRRLPGGIDVYFDNVGGTTLDAALLRMRPGGRVVACGMISQYNLPEHQGVRNLWCTIPKRVRVEGFSCMDHHHLYPRFEEEMVGYIKAGKVTVVEDVVRGIDKAPEALVGLFSGRNVGKLLVALA, from the exons ATGGCCGGCCATGGCGACGAGGTGACGACGAACAGGAAGGTGGTGCTGAGGAGGCACGTGACAGGCTACccgacggcggaggacatggaGGTGGTCGTCACCTCCGACGTCCGGCTGCGGGTGCCGGAGGGGCCGACGCCCGCCGTGGTGGTCAAGAACCTGTACCTTTCCTGCGACCCGTGGATGCGCGGCCGCATGACCAAGCACGACGTCGGCGATGCCGTGCCGGCCGAGGACTTCGTGCTTGGAGAG GCCTTGGTCAATTTCACGGTTGGCAAGGTGCTCGACTCGACGCACCCGGAGTTCGACGCCGGCGACCTCGTCTGGGGGATGAGTGCATGGGAGGAGTACACCCTCATCACCCAAACGGAGGGCCTGTTCAAGATCAACCACCCCGAGCTGCCACTCTCACACTACACAGGTGTTCTTG GCTTGGCAGGGCTCACTGCATATGCTGGACTTTTTGAGGTTGGCAAGCCAAAGCAAGGTGAATCTGTTTTTGTGTCGGCAGCGTCTGGCGCCGTGGGTCAGGTCGTTGGACAGCTCGCCAAGATCGCAGGATGCTATGTGGTTGGAAGTGCCGGCTCCGATGAGAAG GTGAATCTCCTGAAGAGCAAGATGGGCTTCGACGATGCGTTCAACTACAAGTCGGAGGGGGGCGACCTCGGCGCGGCGCTCGGGCGGCGCCTCCCCGGCGGCATCGACGTCTACTTCGACAACGTGGGCGGCACGACGCTGGACGCGGCGCTGCTGCGCATGCGGCCGGGCGGCAGGGTGGTGGCGTGCGGGATGATCTCACAGTACAACCTGCCGGAGCACCAGGGGGTGCGCAACCTGTGGTGCACCATCCCGAAGCGCGTCCGGGTGGAGGGCTTCTCCTGCATGGACCACCACCACCTGTACCCCAGGTTCGAGGAGGAGATGGTCGGCTACATCAAGGCAGGGAAGGTGACCGTCGTGGAGGACGTCGTCCGAGGGATCGACAAGGCGCCCGAGGCTCTGGTGGGCCTGTTTTCTGGGAGAAATGTAGGCAAGCTGTTGGTTGCTCTTGCATGA